The Geitlerinema sp. PCC 9228 genome includes a window with the following:
- a CDS encoding glycosyltransferase family 61 protein, whose translation MSSKKSSLQMAALQKLKKQGKRLLGKTFVRVVALSEGYPNLQKLHILDAQSVPTPEAADMSFYYKAQPLQGTKYETPNLDAVFLENALFYGGYHALFSPQRETIADTISTETDPEMFLSAFLSAKKVETISGVCSTFRSHRNGYYHTLVDNLPRLFLLTCSQKLNLPEIQLLCASPLSPVETFFLKQLQPDNCKIVFVEPDKFYQTEQFIFLPFLTRKFSAGLPGAYLSYFRDRILPKRLSRRNQRIYISRIETEKGKQRCVENEEELLAAIEPYGFQRYVLDTMSIEEQIELFYDAESVISPHGAGLTNLLFSDRVWVMELFPTPQVIPHYYYLCKTLGHDYQYWCAGETARNSNFSVDVAAIVEALESPISKGKTNC comes from the coding sequence GTGTCAAGCAAAAAATCTTCCCTACAAATGGCAGCTTTACAAAAACTTAAAAAACAAGGAAAAAGGCTGCTCGGTAAAACGTTCGTACGTGTCGTTGCTCTCTCGGAAGGCTATCCGAATTTACAGAAACTTCATATTTTAGATGCCCAAAGTGTGCCTACACCGGAAGCTGCGGACATGTCGTTTTACTACAAAGCTCAGCCTTTACAGGGAACCAAGTACGAAACGCCCAATTTAGATGCTGTTTTTTTAGAAAACGCTCTCTTTTACGGTGGGTATCACGCTCTGTTTTCTCCCCAGCGGGAAACAATTGCCGATACCATCAGTACGGAGACGGACCCAGAAATGTTTCTAAGTGCGTTTCTCTCTGCCAAAAAAGTAGAAACCATTTCCGGGGTTTGCAGTACGTTTCGTTCCCATCGCAACGGTTACTACCACACGCTGGTGGATAATTTACCGCGGTTGTTCTTACTGACATGCAGCCAAAAGCTAAATTTACCAGAAATTCAACTACTGTGTGCTTCTCCGTTAAGTCCAGTGGAAACGTTTTTCCTGAAGCAACTGCAACCGGATAACTGTAAAATTGTATTTGTAGAACCGGATAAATTTTATCAAACCGAACAGTTTATTTTTCTGCCATTTTTAACGCGCAAGTTTTCGGCTGGTTTGCCTGGGGCGTATTTATCCTATTTCCGCGATCGCATTTTACCCAAACGACTCAGCCGGCGCAACCAACGGATTTATATTTCCCGCATCGAAACGGAAAAAGGCAAGCAGCGTTGCGTGGAAAATGAGGAAGAATTGCTCGCTGCGATCGAACCCTACGGATTTCAACGATACGTTCTCGATACTATGTCTATTGAAGAACAAATTGAACTATTTTACGATGCGGAATCCGTCATTTCTCCCCACGGGGCAGGGTTGACAAATTTGCTCTTTAGCGATCGCGTGTGGGTCATGGAATTGTTTCCCACCCCCCAGGTCATTCCCCACTACTACTATTTATGCAAAACATTGGGACATGATTACCAGTATTGGTGTGCTGGGGAAACCGCGCGAAATAGCAATTTTTCTGTGGATGTTGCGGCGATTGTAGAGGCTTTAGAATCCCCAATTTCCAAGGGGAAAACAAATTGCTAA
- a CDS encoding glycosyltransferase family 4 protein, translating to MHILSIHNTYQIRGGEDESRAAEENLLREQGHQVDIYEESNDRIGQISPISLALRTIWSATAYQTVKKHLTQTPIDLIHVQNFFPLISPSVYYAARQLDVPVVQTLRNYRLICPNGLFFRDGGVCEDCLGKLIPYPGVVHACYRESRTATGVTAAMLAIHRTLRTWLSQVNVFITLSEFARQKFIAAGLPEEKILVKPNFVDPDPGIGSGSGGYVLYVGRLSVEKGLDTLLDAWKSLKTPVTLKIVGDGPLSRQVQQAAREMENVEWLGRQSLQQTYDLMGEAMVLVFPSKWYETFGRVAIEAFAKGTPVIASNIGAIAELVASERTGWLFQPADASDLATQLDWVISHPQQRQAMRSEARKEFERFYTAAANYQKLMEIYQLASCL from the coding sequence ATGCATATTCTTAGCATCCACAACACCTACCAAATTCGGGGCGGCGAAGACGAATCCCGCGCCGCCGAAGAAAACTTATTGCGCGAACAAGGGCATCAAGTCGATATTTACGAAGAAAGCAACGATCGCATTGGACAAATTTCACCCATTTCCCTGGCATTGCGCACCATTTGGTCGGCAACCGCTTACCAAACCGTGAAAAAACACCTCACCCAAACCCCCATCGACTTGATTCACGTGCAAAACTTCTTCCCTCTCATCTCGCCTTCCGTTTACTACGCTGCCCGCCAGTTGGACGTTCCCGTAGTACAAACCTTACGAAACTATCGCTTAATTTGTCCCAACGGATTGTTTTTTCGCGACGGTGGCGTTTGCGAAGACTGTTTGGGGAAATTGATTCCTTACCCCGGCGTCGTACATGCTTGCTACCGGGAAAGCCGTACGGCCACTGGCGTTACAGCAGCCATGCTAGCCATCCATCGGACCTTGCGCACTTGGCTGTCTCAAGTCAATGTTTTTATTACCCTCAGCGAATTTGCCCGGCAAAAATTCATTGCGGCTGGCTTACCTGAGGAAAAAATCTTGGTCAAGCCCAATTTTGTCGATCCCGACCCCGGCATCGGTAGCGGTAGCGGCGGATATGTTTTGTATGTAGGCAGGCTGTCGGTGGAAAAGGGACTGGATACCTTACTGGATGCTTGGAAATCCCTCAAAACACCAGTGACGCTAAAAATCGTCGGCGATGGACCTTTGAGCAGGCAAGTGCAGCAAGCCGCCAGGGAAATGGAAAACGTAGAATGGTTGGGACGCCAATCCCTACAACAAACCTACGATTTGATGGGTGAGGCTATGGTTTTGGTTTTTCCCTCCAAATGGTACGAAACCTTTGGGCGAGTAGCCATAGAAGCTTTTGCCAAAGGAACGCCCGTCATTGCATCCAATATAGGCGCGATCGCGGAATTAGTGGCTTCCGAACGCACCGGATGGCTGTTTCAACCAGCAGATGCCAGCGATCTAGCCACCCAACTCGACTGGGTTATTTCTCATCCCCAACAGCGACAAGCTATGCGTAGCGAAGCCAGAAAGGAATTTGAGCGCTTTTATACTGCTGCCGCTAACTATCAAAAACTGATGGAAATTTACCAGCTTGCCAGTTGCCTGTAG
- a CDS encoding glycosyltransferase family 4 protein, which yields MDRLSCLKVLHIVRSQTVGGSTLSALRQAEAEYSLGRQVQFWGWLHQQKSDFDRLAGNYNFPVKRVSGSQLGWGLLRTYFNANICHLVHFHTGLARISPRLQALRPAIAPQIPVVLSLRGPSAFEPHTTSQWRQKQLANSEFVDAVIVLSELERQVQLEAGIPEEKVFVVPNIMEPPPSVTMSQTPWRDRLHISPDTPMILFCARLTPRKNPLATIAAFRQILPRYPHAVLVVAGTGELLASCQEKAQDLHNSVRFLGYVEDVAGLYAEADVFVAASAAESFGRTAMEAALAKTPMVLGKIRPWMDYFTHGCHCEFADPQDPTDLATTTLRILDNREYGSQLAENAHQVVLSRFGEPAALTALSQAYKYALFPTKNRGKK from the coding sequence ATGGATAGGCTCTCTTGTTTAAAAGTTCTGCACATTGTGCGATCGCAAACGGTAGGCGGTTCGACACTCAGCGCTTTGCGCCAGGCAGAGGCGGAATATTCCCTCGGCCGTCAAGTCCAGTTTTGGGGATGGTTGCACCAACAAAAAAGCGATTTTGACCGCTTGGCAGGTAACTACAATTTTCCGGTCAAGAGGGTTTCGGGAAGTCAGTTGGGTTGGGGGTTGTTGCGTACGTATTTTAACGCAAATATTTGCCATTTGGTACATTTTCATACCGGGCTAGCACGGATTTCACCGCGATTGCAAGCCCTGCGCCCGGCGATCGCGCCGCAAATTCCCGTGGTACTATCGTTGCGGGGTCCGAGTGCGTTTGAACCCCACACTACCAGTCAGTGGCGGCAAAAACAACTGGCAAACAGCGAATTTGTGGATGCGGTGATTGTACTTAGCGAACTGGAACGCCAAGTACAGCTAGAGGCTGGCATTCCTGAGGAAAAAGTATTTGTGGTTCCCAACATTATGGAACCTCCCCCGTCGGTAACCATGTCTCAGACACCTTGGCGCGATCGCTTGCATATCAGTCCCGATACGCCTATGATTTTATTCTGCGCCCGCCTCACCCCCCGCAAAAATCCCCTGGCTACCATTGCGGCTTTCCGCCAAATATTGCCTCGCTATCCCCATGCGGTTTTGGTGGTGGCAGGAACGGGAGAATTACTGGCATCCTGTCAGGAAAAAGCCCAAGATTTGCACAATTCAGTGCGTTTTTTGGGATATGTAGAGGATGTAGCTGGTTTGTATGCCGAGGCGGATGTTTTTGTGGCGGCATCTGCGGCGGAAAGTTTTGGTCGTACGGCAATGGAAGCGGCTTTAGCGAAAACACCGATGGTTTTGGGCAAAATTCGCCCTTGGATGGATTATTTTACCCACGGCTGTCACTGCGAGTTTGCCGATCCCCAAGACCCGACGGACTTGGCGACTACCACGTTACGAATTCTGGACAATCGCGAATATGGCAGCCAACTCGCAGAAAATGCTCACCAGGTGGTTTTGTCTCGCTTTGGCGAACCGGCGGCTTTAACGGCTTTATCCCAGGCTTACAAATACGCGCTATTTCCTACTAAAAATAGAGGAAAAAAATAA
- a CDS encoding class I SAM-dependent methyltransferase encodes MSATVKKVVPPREDDSLYTLLKDCLPNDHSRQVDSKYYIYQVLEKNPHIQEVMDLGCGPGHSFDDFQQAAPQVHWLGLDIEDSPPVKMRTRTDAEFYTYDGIHIPFESDRFELIYSRQVFEHVRYPEAVLKEIQRVLKPGGFFIGSTSYLEPYHSYSVWNYTPYGFKVLAEAAGLYLEEIRPGIDVVSLLFKTGFRKVKSFLKLFPGDSPINQAIDLYGRTKHSSPAKINALKLRYCGQFCFMLRKKG; translated from the coding sequence ATGAGCGCAACTGTTAAAAAAGTCGTTCCTCCTCGCGAAGATGATTCTTTATATACACTGTTAAAAGATTGCCTGCCCAACGACCACAGCCGGCAGGTAGACTCTAAATACTACATTTACCAAGTTTTGGAGAAAAATCCCCACATTCAAGAAGTAATGGATTTGGGATGCGGACCCGGTCATTCCTTTGACGATTTTCAACAAGCTGCCCCCCAAGTTCATTGGTTGGGGTTAGATATTGAAGATTCGCCGCCGGTAAAAATGCGCACTCGCACGGATGCGGAATTTTATACCTATGATGGCATTCATATTCCTTTTGAAAGCGATCGCTTTGAACTAATATACAGCCGACAAGTCTTTGAACACGTACGCTATCCAGAAGCCGTTTTAAAAGAAATCCAACGAGTTCTCAAACCGGGTGGGTTTTTTATTGGTTCCACTTCCTATTTAGAACCCTACCATTCCTACAGTGTTTGGAACTATACGCCCTATGGATTTAAGGTTTTAGCGGAAGCAGCGGGTCTGTACCTTGAAGAAATTCGCCCCGGCATCGATGTGGTTTCTTTACTATTTAAAACCGGATTTCGCAAAGTAAAATCGTTTTTAAAACTATTTCCCGGGGATTCTCCCATCAATCAAGCCATTGATTTGTACGGACGTACCAAACACAGTTCCCCTGCCAAAATCAATGCTTTGAAATTACGCTACTGTGGTCAGTTTTGTTTCATGCTGCGCAAAAAAGGATAG